One Malania oleifera isolate guangnan ecotype guangnan chromosome 9, ASM2987363v1, whole genome shotgun sequence DNA segment encodes these proteins:
- the LOC131163731 gene encoding uncharacterized protein LOC131163731: MGGHGGLNILPQKRWNVYNYENREKVRRDEEAAAKEEQLKQEQARKRDAESRLERLRVVRGLAPASQVAAPAGSESQSAHINLFEGRKDFDIIGGAEEEGAESQREELNKKRKKMMKMMREKEATPKVVTAEDEKYRLGYGIAGKGAKMPWYLARPSDRTGEQSIGYDGSSRLVKEGVKSGGKKTLQELREERLRREKQEKERERALILGKSQGDGGVTKFRGFSRR; encoded by the coding sequence ATGGGAGGTCATGGAGGGCTGAACATACTACCTCAAAAGCGTTGGAATGTGTACAATTACGAGAACAGAGAGAAAGTCCGGCGGGACGAAGAAGCTGCGGCAAAAGAAGAACAGCTCAAGCAAGAGCAGGCGAGGAAGCGGGATGCTGAGTCTCGGCTTGAGAGACTTCGGGTTGTCCGTGGTTTGGCTCCAGCAAGCCAAGTGGCCGCCCCTGCGGGATCGGAATCACAGTCTGCTCATATTAATCTGTTTGAAGGACGCAAGGATTTTGATATCATTGGTGGGGCGGAGGAAGAGGGAGCGGAGAGTCAGAGAGAAGAGCTTaataagaagaggaagaagatgatgaagatgatgaggGAGAAGGAGGCGACCCCAAAGGTTGTAACAGCAGAGGATGAGAAGTATAGATTAGGGTATGGAATTGCTGGGAAAGGTGCTAAGATGCCATGGTACCTTGCAAGACCAAGTGATAGAACGGGTGAACAGAGCATTGGATATGATGGTTCATCAAGATTGGTAAAGGAGGGGGTTAAGAGTGGTGGGAAGAAGACACTGCAAGAGCTGAGGGAAGAACGGCTAAGAAGGGAGAAGCAAGAGAAGGAAAGGGAACGAGCTCTGATTCTGGGGAAGAGCCAAGGAGATGGAGGAGTCACAAAGTTTAGAGGCTTTTCAAGGCGGTAA